In one window of Nicotiana tabacum cultivar K326 chromosome 12, ASM71507v2, whole genome shotgun sequence DNA:
- the LOC107782875 gene encoding abscisic stress-ripening protein 3-like, whose protein sequence is MAEEKHHHHLFHHKDKEEEGGPVDYEKEIKHHKHLEEIGELGTAAAGVYALHEKHEAKKDPEHAHKHKIEEEIAAAAAVGAGGYAFHEHHDKKDVKKEEKEAEGGKHHHHHF, encoded by the exons ATGGCGGAGGAGAAGCACCACCACCACCTCTTCCACCACAAGGACAAGGAGGAAGAAGGCGGCCCCGTCGATTACGAAAAGGAAATCAAACACCATAAGCATCTTGAGGAAATTGGTGAACTTGGCACTGCTGCTGCTGGTGTCTACGCCTTG CATGAGAAACATGAAGCAAAGAAAGATCCAGAGCATGCACACAAACACaagatagaagaagaaatagCAGCAGCTGCTGCAGTTGGAGCTGGTGGATATGCATTTCATGAGCACCACGACAAGAAGGATgttaagaaagaagaaaaagaagctgAGGGAGGAaagcaccaccaccaccacttCTAA